One window of Hylemonella gracilis genomic DNA carries:
- a CDS encoding AtuA-related protein: MSAPTIRVPLHRLAHGRTGDKGDRSNISVIAWHPVFWPLLVAQVTEEAVARQFAHRRPALVRRHLLPRLQAMNFVIDAVLDGGVNDALNLDSHGKALSFLLLDLVVEVPAQHAALLIGAD; encoded by the coding sequence ATGAGCGCGCCCACGATCCGCGTGCCCCTGCACCGCCTGGCCCATGGCCGCACGGGTGACAAGGGCGACCGCTCCAACATCAGCGTGATCGCCTGGCATCCAGTCTTCTGGCCACTGCTGGTCGCGCAGGTCACGGAAGAAGCCGTGGCCCGCCAGTTCGCGCACCGCCGCCCGGCCTTGGTGCGGCGCCATCTGCTGCCGCGCCTGCAGGCCATGAACTTCGTCATCGACGCGGTGCTCGATGGCGGCGTGAACGACGCGCTCAACCTCGATAGCCACGGCAAGGCGCTGTCTTTCCTGTTGCTGGATCTGGTGGTCGAGGTGCCGGCGCAGCACGCCGCGCTCCTGATCGGAGCGGATTGA
- a CDS encoding Bug family tripartite tricarboxylate transporter substrate binding protein: MNTFNFTRRFALAASAALLCLGQAQAQNYPSKPITFVVPFAAGSATDLLARALGKSITEQTGQAVVVENKAGASGMPAAAGVARAAPDGYTVLITTNTTHAANEHLYKKLPYDPVKDFTPLTGLGKGGQVLVVNANSPYQSLGDLLAAARQSPGKLTFGSGSSSSRVAGEMLKQMAGIDLLHIPYKSNPLAITDLLSGMIDLMITDASTGVPQVKAGKLRALGYSTPTRSALLPEVPTIAEAGVKGYDMGYWFAAYAPAGTPAPVVSKLNQLLVTAVKSEASKSFFDASGSVAWTTTPAELARFQAVETSKWGKVIKAAGITAE, encoded by the coding sequence ATGAACACATTCAACTTCACCCGCCGATTCGCGCTTGCGGCCAGCGCCGCGCTGCTGTGTCTGGGTCAGGCCCAGGCGCAAAACTACCCAAGCAAACCCATCACCTTCGTGGTGCCCTTTGCCGCGGGCAGCGCGACCGATCTGCTGGCGCGCGCGCTGGGCAAGTCCATCACCGAGCAGACGGGCCAGGCGGTCGTGGTCGAGAACAAGGCCGGTGCCAGCGGCATGCCTGCCGCGGCCGGCGTGGCGCGTGCCGCGCCCGACGGCTACACCGTGTTGATCACGACCAATACCACCCACGCGGCCAATGAGCACCTCTACAAGAAGTTGCCCTATGACCCTGTCAAAGATTTCACGCCGCTGACCGGACTGGGCAAGGGTGGCCAGGTGCTGGTGGTCAACGCCAACTCGCCCTACCAGAGTCTGGGCGATCTGTTGGCCGCCGCGCGCCAGTCACCCGGCAAGCTGACTTTCGGCAGCGGTAGTTCGTCCAGCCGCGTGGCCGGTGAAATGCTCAAGCAGATGGCGGGCATCGACCTGCTGCACATTCCCTACAAGAGCAACCCGCTGGCCATCACCGACCTGCTCAGCGGCATGATCGACCTGATGATCACCGACGCGTCCACCGGCGTGCCCCAGGTCAAGGCTGGCAAGCTGCGCGCCCTGGGCTATTCCACCCCGACCCGCAGCGCCTTGCTGCCCGAGGTGCCCACCATCGCCGAGGCGGGCGTCAAGGGTTACGACATGGGTTACTGGTTCGCGGCCTACGCGCCGGCCGGCACGCCCGCACCCGTGGTGTCCAAGCTCAACCAGTTGCTGGTGACCGCCGTCAAGAGCGAAGCGAGCAAATCCTTCTTCGACGCCAGTGGCAGTGTGGCCTGGACGACCACCCCTGCCGAACTGGCGCGCTTCCAGGCCGTCGAGACCAGCAAGTGGGGCAAGGTCATCAAGGCGGCGGGGATCACGGCCGAGTAA
- a CDS encoding MarR family winged helix-turn-helix transcriptional regulator, which yields MSKQVDIVNRKDLPPAEQAFELIHAIMHMHRARQLRGLHEGPSELTHMEGKALGHIARHPGATQSELVAHSRRDKAQIARLIGSLRERGLIETQVDAQDRRSQRMQLTADGQRLYETLQLQGRTLARLGMASLSAEESRQLVALLQKVEQSLSATQDEA from the coding sequence ATGTCAAAACAAGTTGATATTGTCAACCGAAAGGATTTGCCGCCCGCGGAGCAAGCCTTCGAGCTGATCCACGCCATCATGCACATGCACCGCGCGCGGCAATTGCGCGGGCTGCACGAGGGTCCGTCCGAGTTGACGCACATGGAAGGCAAGGCCCTGGGTCACATCGCCCGCCACCCGGGCGCCACCCAGAGCGAACTGGTGGCGCACAGCCGGCGCGACAAGGCCCAGATCGCGCGGCTGATTGGCAGTCTGCGCGAGCGCGGCCTGATCGAAACCCAGGTCGATGCGCAGGACCGTCGCAGCCAACGCATGCAACTGACGGCGGACGGACAACGGCTGTACGAGACCCTCCAATTGCAGGGTCGCACACTGGCCCGCCTGGGCATGGCGAGCCTGAGCGCCGAGGAAAGCCGGCAACTGGTGGCCTTGCTGCAAAAAGTGGAGCAAAGCCTGAGCGCTACCCAGGACGAGGCCTGA
- a CDS encoding siderophore-interacting protein: MELQTPARRVQRVRHELKVRELTVARVESPSPNFVSITFVGESLWDFVSDSFDDHVKFMLEDGSGEPVRRDYTPRSFDRRKGELTLEFALHGHGAASDWARQARVGQTAHVGGPRGSMIVPLDYDWHLLVGDATALPAIARRLEELPTGTRAEVFVHLDDPADQRELPSAAEVRVHWYASADALLDAVRGWAAPAGEGFAWCAGEAASMATLRQVLLQDKGLPKEAARIAVYWKQGASDFHERLEG, from the coding sequence ATGGAATTGCAAACACCGGCCCGCCGCGTCCAACGCGTGCGGCACGAACTCAAGGTGCGCGAGCTGACCGTCGCGCGTGTCGAATCTCCCAGCCCGAATTTCGTCAGCATCACCTTTGTGGGCGAGTCCCTGTGGGACTTCGTCTCGGACTCCTTTGACGATCACGTCAAGTTCATGCTCGAGGACGGCAGCGGTGAGCCGGTACGCCGCGACTACACGCCACGTAGCTTTGACCGCCGCAAGGGCGAACTGACGCTGGAATTCGCCCTGCACGGACACGGTGCCGCGTCCGACTGGGCGCGCCAGGCCCGCGTGGGTCAGACGGCCCACGTGGGCGGCCCCCGGGGTTCCATGATCGTGCCGCTGGATTACGACTGGCATCTTCTCGTGGGCGACGCCACCGCCTTGCCGGCCATCGCCCGGCGCCTGGAGGAACTTCCGACCGGCACACGGGCCGAGGTGTTCGTCCACCTGGACGACCCGGCAGACCAGCGCGAGTTGCCAAGCGCGGCCGAGGTTCGCGTGCACTGGTACGCCAGCGCCGACGCCCTGCTGGACGCCGTGCGCGGGTGGGCCGCTCCTGCGGGTGAGGGGTTCGCCTGGTGCGCCGGCGAGGCCGCGAGCATGGCCACGCTGCGCCAGGTCCTGTTGCAGGACAAAGGCCTGCCCAAGGAAGCCGCCCGGATCGCGGTCTATTGGAAGCAGGGCGCGAGTGATTTCCACGAAAGGCTGGAGGGGTGA
- a CDS encoding citrate synthase — MRANPNPPPGEYLTAREAAQLLDVQRQTLYAYVSRGLIRSVIRPGQKARLYLRADVERVHARALARAGHGAVAADAMNHGQAIIPTSITEITPQGPRYRGRLATELADEAASFEAVAELLWHGRWEPQAPVWQVTATPRMLVGMVEALRDAAGRESLLEVFALVVLQLGLQRRARRGVDETMHEQARQIIGVLVGCCGLAARDPHYVSMARGERVADALLRALGGEPSPSNRAAIGLMLTLLADHELMPGTLAVRVAASGGATLHACIASALCTSSGMNVAHLYADADAFLAGGGKTALLRRALERHAVGRPLPGFGHALYPQGDPRGRVLQAFIRARYPTLPLLAVCEAIEEVERATGLRVRHELPMVALTRAMGLGKEAASAIFVVARVAGWVAHIEEQRGSGQLMRPRARFVTTLTPESVSSVASLAASNAGLNNQS, encoded by the coding sequence ATGCGAGCGAACCCGAATCCACCTCCCGGAGAGTACCTGACGGCGCGCGAGGCCGCGCAATTGCTGGACGTGCAGCGGCAGACGCTGTATGCCTACGTGAGCCGTGGGCTCATCCGCAGTGTCATCCGCCCCGGTCAAAAAGCGCGGCTGTACCTGCGCGCCGACGTGGAACGGGTGCACGCGCGGGCGCTGGCGCGCGCGGGGCATGGCGCGGTGGCGGCCGATGCGATGAACCATGGGCAGGCCATCATCCCGACCTCGATCACGGAGATCACGCCCCAGGGACCGCGCTACCGGGGGCGCCTCGCGACGGAGCTCGCGGACGAAGCGGCGTCCTTCGAGGCCGTGGCCGAGCTGCTTTGGCACGGACGATGGGAGCCGCAGGCGCCGGTCTGGCAGGTCACGGCCACGCCGCGCATGCTGGTGGGCATGGTGGAGGCGCTGCGTGATGCCGCCGGGCGTGAGTCCTTGCTGGAGGTGTTCGCACTGGTGGTGCTGCAGCTTGGGCTGCAGCGGCGCGCGCGACGCGGCGTGGATGAGACCATGCATGAGCAGGCACGGCAGATCATCGGGGTGCTGGTGGGTTGCTGCGGTCTGGCCGCGCGCGATCCGCATTACGTGTCCATGGCGCGGGGCGAGCGCGTCGCGGATGCCCTGTTGCGGGCCCTGGGCGGCGAACCCAGCCCAAGCAACCGCGCGGCCATCGGCTTGATGCTGACCCTGCTGGCCGACCACGAACTGATGCCGGGCACGCTGGCGGTGCGGGTGGCGGCTTCGGGTGGTGCCACCTTGCATGCCTGCATCGCGTCGGCCCTGTGCACCAGCTCGGGCATGAATGTGGCGCATCTCTACGCGGATGCCGACGCGTTTTTGGCGGGCGGTGGCAAGACGGCCTTGCTGCGCCGCGCGCTTGAGCGTCATGCGGTGGGCCGGCCCTTGCCGGGTTTTGGCCATGCCTTGTATCCGCAAGGGGATCCGCGTGGCCGCGTGCTGCAGGCGTTCATCCGCGCGCGCTACCCGACGCTGCCCCTGCTGGCGGTCTGCGAGGCCATCGAGGAGGTCGAACGTGCCACCGGACTGCGCGTGCGCCACGAGTTGCCGATGGTGGCGCTGACCCGCGCCATGGGCTTGGGCAAGGAGGCGGCGAGCGCGATCTTCGTGGTCGCCCGCGTGGCCGGTTGGGTGGCGCACATCGAGGAGCAGCGCGGCAGCGGTCAGCTCATGCGGCCGCGCGCGCGATTTGTCACCACGCTCACGCCCGAGTCTGTGTCGTCTGTCGCCTCCCTGGCCGCATCGAATGCTGGATTGAACAATCAATCTTGA
- a CDS encoding ABC transporter substrate-binding protein, translating to MSRLPLSVAMGDYDRTRALLDGAVLIDGVDPIFMTLSPEEAFFRAFRGAEFDVSELSLSSYTLKVSQGDCPYVAVPIFMSRAFRHTAIYVRRDRVRQPADLRGKRVGLPEYQLSANVWARALLKEDFGILPGDVNWVRGGIETPGRPEKLRIELPPGVTLEAADETDTLSAMLDRGDIDAFIGPRAPSCFGRNPDVVWLYADPVAAAQAYYRRTRVFPIMHVLGLRKELVVRHPWLPVAFYKAFDAAKNIALERLADPSAPKTSLPFLEEQIVAAQQLMGPDYWPNGVAANRHTLEAFLAHHHDQGLSRRKVSVDELFASTTYEMAKI from the coding sequence GTGAGCAGGCTGCCCCTTTCCGTCGCCATGGGTGACTACGATCGCACGCGCGCCTTGTTGGACGGTGCTGTGCTGATCGACGGCGTCGATCCCATTTTCATGACCCTGTCGCCGGAAGAAGCGTTCTTCCGCGCGTTCCGGGGTGCCGAATTCGACGTGAGTGAACTTTCGTTGTCCAGCTACACGCTGAAGGTCTCGCAGGGCGACTGTCCCTACGTTGCGGTGCCCATCTTCATGTCGCGGGCCTTTCGCCACACCGCCATCTACGTGCGGCGCGACCGCGTCCGCCAGCCTGCCGATCTGCGCGGCAAGCGGGTAGGCCTGCCTGAGTACCAGCTCTCGGCCAATGTCTGGGCGCGCGCCCTGTTGAAGGAGGATTTCGGCATCCTGCCTGGCGACGTGAATTGGGTGCGCGGTGGCATTGAGACGCCGGGTCGACCCGAGAAGCTGCGCATCGAGTTGCCGCCAGGCGTGACGCTGGAGGCCGCCGACGAGACCGACACGCTGTCCGCCATGCTGGACCGCGGTGACATCGACGCCTTCATTGGCCCACGCGCACCCTCCTGCTTCGGCCGCAACCCAGACGTGGTCTGGCTCTATGCGGACCCGGTCGCGGCCGCGCAGGCCTATTACCGGCGTACCCGCGTCTTCCCCATCATGCACGTGCTGGGCCTGCGCAAGGAACTGGTCGTGCGCCATCCCTGGTTGCCCGTGGCGTTCTACAAGGCCTTCGACGCGGCCAAGAATATCGCGCTGGAGCGCCTGGCAGATCCGTCCGCGCCCAAGACTTCGCTGCCTTTCTTGGAAGAGCAAATCGTGGCGGCGCAACAGTTGATGGGGCCCGACTACTGGCCCAACGGCGTGGCCGCCAACCGCCACACGCTGGAGGCCTTCCTGGCTCACCACCATGACCAGGGTCTGTCCCGGCGCAAGGTGAGCGTGGACGAACTGTTCGCCTCCACCACCTACGAGATGGCCAAGATCTGA